Within the Cystobacter fuscus DSM 2262 genome, the region GGTCGAAGCGCATGATCTTCTCGCGGAAGTGGAAGTCCTCGAGCAGGGTGGGGCCGCGCGCGCCCACGCGCAGCGAGTTGTCGGTGTTCTCGATGGGAACCCCCTGGTCCGACGTCATCCGATGGCCCGTGGGATTCGAGCGATCCTTGGCCAGAGCCTCGTCCTTGCTGCGCGCGTCGATGCTCACTGCGTCCGGGGTCTTCTTGTTCAAGTGCGTTCTCCTGGGAGTCCCCCGCCCGGATAGGCATGGGCAGGAGAGGAGGCGAGCGCTTCACGGAGTCCTCATCCGGGTGTGCCCATTGGAGAACGGACCCTGGGGCGGACCTGTCACGTGGAAGTCATCACCGGGTGACCGGGCAGGCGCCCGCCTCCCGCCACCCCCCTGAAATAGAACGGGCCCGTCGCGGTAGCATGGCGCTTCCCCATGCACGCGCCCCGACTCCTCCCGCTCCTGTTGGCCACGGTCCTGCTTCCCTCGCTCGCCAACGCCTTCTCGGTGCCGAACCACGAGGCACTGACGCGCGCCTCCATCGACGCGGCGGTCGCGTCGGACGGTCTGCCCGAGCTCGCGGCGCACCGCGCCATCGTGGTGGCGGGCAGCCGGGACGAGGACCTGAACCTGCACGTCAAGTGGACCGGGTGGAACCACTTCTTCCACCCGGGCCAGACGCTCGACATGGCCTTTCGCAAGGACTCCTCGTCGCGGGTGCGGGCGCTGTGGCAGGAGGCCGAGGAGGCCGCGAGCCACGGCGACCTGACGCAGGCGTTCGGCCGCGTGGGGCACCTGGTGCATCACATCCAGGACATGGCGTCGCCGCCACACGTGGTGCCGGTGATGCACGGGCTGGCGGATCGCTTCGAGCAGCGGTCAATCGCGCCGGAGACCCTGGCCCATGGGCCCCGGATCGACATCCCGCCGATGTCCGGCGACGAGGCGCAGCTCGCCCTGGCCGAGGAGACGCTGAATCTGGTGCGCACGGGCGCGCTGCCGGTGGTGGACGGCAACATCCCCTGGAGCGCGTTCTGGGCCGAGCCCGTCCATGCGGACCCCGGTGTGTTCGGCGGTTATGGCGAGGTGGGCAACGCCTTCGGGGCGGCACGGGTGCGCTGGAACGGGCGCGCGTGGAAGGTGGACCCCGCGGTGTACGAGGACTTCGTGAACGGGCGGGCGGAGGCGGCCATGGCCTACTCGCGCGCCTTCCTGGTGTGGGCGACGGAGCGGCTCACCACCCTGGCCCGGGAGCGTCAGCAGGTCATGCGCGCCCAGTGGGCCCCCTCGCCCGCGCTCGCCCTGGAGGTGATGGGCGGAGCCCTCGCGTCCCCACGAGGGGCCACGCCGGTGGCCGGCGCGCGGGCACTGCTTCCCCTGCCGTGGGCGATGGCCCTATCGGCCAGTTATGCCCAGACATTGAGCGCTCCCCTCCTGTCGAGCGGGGGAAGCTGCTGGTCGCTGTCCGTGCTCTCTCCGCCGCTGTGGGCGGCGCGGCTGGGCTATGCGAAGGGGTTCGACCTGCGCGCCATGGTGGGCGGGGGCCTGTCCTTCCTCGGCGGCGCGCCCCGTCCGGAGCTACCCGTGGGCCTACGGCTGCACACCCAGTTGGGCACGCGGCTGTCGCTCAGCGCGGAAGCCCAATACCGGCTCTTCTCTTCGTCCCTGGGACCCTGGGCGAACGGCATCTCCTTCACCCTGGGCACCGGCCTCACCTGGGGCGACACCTAGCGGGCTTGCGCCGTACGGGGGCGCTCACGGGACGCCCGGAGGAATCACCACAACCGCGCCACCTGCTCCGCATTCCAAGCCAATGGAATGACAAGCAACCCGCCGCAGTCGGCTACACGGCGCGCGGCTACGTGCACTTCACCGAGGGAGGCGGGTCGCTGCCGCGCGTGGAGCGTCGCCAACAGGCGTTGCGGCTCGCTCGGCTGCTCCCCATTCGATAGGGCACCGGGGCGGCGTGGGCAATCGCGGTCGAAATGGCCATCTTCCTCTGGAAACTGGCACCACTGGAGGAAGGTGAGGAATGGCCTCACTCGGAGAGCAGCTCTGCGACCATACCGACGAACTCGTGCAACGATGGTACGAGCGGTGGCAGCAGGAGCGGCCCGCGTTCCCGGAAATGACGGAGGCCGCCATCAAAGACCACCTGCCCCTCCAACTCCGGGCCATCGGCGAGAGGCTGCGCGAGGGAGGAGCCGCTGTGTCTCCCCGGAAGTTGTGGGAGCAGCACCGACGGTTGGACCCCGAGCAGCGCGTGCGCGATGCGGTGCCCATCGAGGAGGTGGTGCGTGAGTACGCCTACGTCATCGAGGCGGTCCGCAGCTGGCTTGACGAGCGAGGCGAGCAGGTGTCCGTCCTGGAATACTCGTTCTTCTCCATCGCCATCTTCGAACTCGCCGCCGAGTCGGCGCGCCGGTTCTCGAGGTACCAGGCGGAGCGGGTGACCCGAGAGCGCTCGGAGTACGTGGCGGGCATCGCGCACCAGTTGCGCACGCCTGTCTCCACGCTGAGCCTTTATGTCCAGCAGTTGAAGTGTGCACAGGGCGAGCCGGACCCCCAGGCCGTGGAGCGACTACGCCGCACGGTGGGCCGACTGAACCGGCTCGTCGACGGCATCCTCCGCCTGGAGCGCTTCAAACCCGACGAGCTGCCTGTCCACCCGGAGGTCCTCGCCCCGGCGCAGGTCATCGAACAGCTCGTCGCGGATTACGAGTACGATGCCAGCCAAAAGGGCTTGCGGCTCGACATCTCCGCCAACCGGTCCGCGCGCATGCAGGTGGACCAGGACCTGTTGGTGGACGCTCTTGGCAACCTCATCCAGAACGCCATCAAGTACACCCAAAAGGGCTTCGTGCGCGTCACGCTGGAGGAGCAAGAAGACAAGGTGGTGTTCAAGGTGGAGGACTCCGGCCCCGGCATCAGCCCCGAGCGCCAACGGGAGCTTTTCCGACCCGTGATGCCCGGACAACCCGGTGGCGTCGGGCTCGGCTTGAGCATCGCGTTCCGTGCCGCGGTGGCACAGGGCGGGACGCTGGAACTGGAGAGCGAGCCGGGCCTGGGCAGCACCTTCCGTCTGTGCCTGCCCCGGACCGTGCGTGCGCGGGAGGGGCAGAGCAAGGAACTCGTGGAGACCACTCTTGAGAATGACGCTTCACCGAGCGTCCATTAGCCATGGGACGGAGTTCATGGAAGAGCACGGCCCAGGCCGTGTGCATGAGTTGGCCTTGGAACTGGGCACCTTTCTCCCGGACACGAGGGGCTCTCCTGGAATGGATAGGACCGAGGTCGGGCACCTGTCCTGGAACCTGGGCACTCGCATCAATGGCATCCACTGGATGAACTTCCTGGGCCCACCGGTGCTCGGGGAACTGAGCGGTGCGAGCGCGCCCTGCCTCAGTTCGCGAAGATGGGGTGGTTCTCCAGCCAGGACACGAAGAGCGCGTCCGCGAACGGCTTGCCCCCGATGTAGACACCGTGGGTGGCCTCGCCCTCTACTTGCAGTCCGCCTCCCGGAACATAGGTGAGCGTGAGCTCGCCACCCTTGGGCACGTCCCGCAGCGAGCCGAGCAGCCGATCCAGGTCGTCACTCAGGGGTGAGTGGCGCAGCGCGGCATTCCGGGCCAGGCCATCGCGGAAGGCATCCACGAGCTGCTCCCGGGTGACATGGCGCAGGAAGCGCAGTTGCAGGCGCTTGATGCAGTTGGAGGAGATGGCCTCGGCCTTCGCCCGCGGCGGCTGCTCGAAGTAGAGCGACCAGACGTAGACCTTGAAGAAGAACATCTGCTGCAATTCCACGTGGGCCAGCGACAGCTGCTTGCCCTGCAGCGTGACTTCTTCGGGCACCCGCACCCCCGCGAGTTCCCGCGCCTGGGCCACGCCCGTGCTCAACAGCAACGCCGTCAATGCTCCCGCGAGCTTCCATCCCTTGCGCACCATCACCGACCCCCTCGCCACCCCACCAACGGGTAGGGTCCATGGTGCGCACCCGCGAGCAGGCCGCCAACCAGGGACGTGGCTCGATCCCCCTGTGAGTGTCCGGTGGTGAGCGGAGGAACTGGCGGGGAGCGCACGTTAATCCGTGCTATGGTCCCCCTCCCTGGGCGAGCCATGTGGCATCCGCTCCGAGCCCGGACGCCAGGTCGGGGAGGAGCGCGAAAGGGGCTTGTCGTTGCGTGACGCGGCCGATCCCAGCATCAACTGTCGTCTGCGAAGCGCCCCCGCGCGAGTCCACCCGTCCCTATGACTCTGAGTCAGCCTACCCCTGGTCAGGATCCCTCGTTGAAGCTCGAAGACGAAGCCCCCACGGCCCCTGGAATCCCCCACCAGGAGGGCTCCCCGGAGACGGGCGAGGCACGGCGCGACGACGATCGGGAGCGGCTGAACATGCTCGTCAACCAGGCGAGCGTGGGCATCACCCAGCGGGCCCTCGACGGCACGCTGGTCATGGCCAACCAGCGCTTCTGCGACATCGTCGGGCGTGCGCTCGAGGACGTGATTGGCCACTCCCAACAAATCCTGACGCATCCGGACGATCGCGACGCGCATGCCGCCCAGTGGCGGAAGCTGTTGGAGACGGGCGAGCCCTACACCGTGGACAAGCGCAACGTGCGGCCCGACGGCTCCGTGGTGTGGGTCAACAACCACGTCACGCTCGCCCGGGATGAGCGGGGCCGCCCGAAGTTCGCCATCTGCGTCACCCAGGACATCACCGCCCGCCGCGAGGCCGAGGAGCGCCTGCGGGAGCGGGAGCGGCATCTGCGCTTCGCGCAGGAAATCGGGGGCATTGGCGTGTTCACGGTGGAGCTGGCCACCGGCGTGTTGACCGTGACGCCGGAGTTCTGCCGTCTGTATGGCATCGAGCCGATGGAGCATCCCCCCGCCACGGCCATCGAGGCGACCCTCCTCCCCGAGGATCTCCACCACGCCTCGACGGTGGAGTTCCGCACTCACGGCCGCGTGAGCGCCCAGGCCGAGTACCGGATCCGTCACGCCCGCTCGGGACAGGTGCGGTGGATTGCCCGGCGCAGCGAGATGATCCGGGACGAGAAGGGCCATCCCCTGCGGCTGCTCGGTGTGGTGCAGGACGTGACGGAGCGCCGGGCCGCCGAGGACAGGTTGCGTGAAACCAACGAGCGGCTCCAGCTCGCGCTCAACGCGGGCTCGGTGCTCGGCACGTGGGTGTGGAACATCCCGGCCGGTCTGCTCACGGGTGACGAGCGGTTCGCGCGCACCTTCGAGCTCGCGCCGGAGCAGGCCGCGCGGGGGTTGCCGATCGAGGAGTACGGGACGTTCGTCCACCCCGAGGATCGCGCCCGCGTCGCGGAGCAGACGATCCTCACGCTGCGCACGGGTGGGCCCTACCGCTGCGAGTACCGGGTCCGCCGCACCCAGGGGGGGCCCTACTTCTGGATTGAAGCCAACGGCCACTGCGAGCTCGGCGCCGACGGCCAGCCGCTGCGCTTTCCCGGCCTGCTGATGGACATCGACGAGCGCAAACAGGCGGAGC harbors:
- a CDS encoding sensor histidine kinase, whose protein sequence is MASLGEQLCDHTDELVQRWYERWQQERPAFPEMTEAAIKDHLPLQLRAIGERLREGGAAVSPRKLWEQHRRLDPEQRVRDAVPIEEVVREYAYVIEAVRSWLDERGEQVSVLEYSFFSIAIFELAAESARRFSRYQAERVTRERSEYVAGIAHQLRTPVSTLSLYVQQLKCAQGEPDPQAVERLRRTVGRLNRLVDGILRLERFKPDELPVHPEVLAPAQVIEQLVADYEYDASQKGLRLDISANRSARMQVDQDLLVDALGNLIQNAIKYTQKGFVRVTLEEQEDKVVFKVEDSGPGISPERQRELFRPVMPGQPGGVGLGLSIAFRAAVAQGGTLELESEPGLGSTFRLCLPRTVRAREGQSKELVETTLENDASPSVH
- a CDS encoding chalcone isomerase family protein → MVRKGWKLAGALTALLLSTGVAQARELAGVRVPEEVTLQGKQLSLAHVELQQMFFFKVYVWSLYFEQPPRAKAEAISSNCIKRLQLRFLRHVTREQLVDAFRDGLARNAALRHSPLSDDLDRLLGSLRDVPKGGELTLTYVPGGGLQVEGEATHGVYIGGKPFADALFVSWLENHPIFAN